Part of the Stigmatopora argus isolate UIUO_Sarg chromosome 3, RoL_Sarg_1.0, whole genome shotgun sequence genome, CCATTTGAATCTTGAAATATTACAATATGAATTTATTGTTAGttacatttcaattttaatctcgtatattacatttttgtctctgaatattacaatatatgACTTCTTGGCGGGTAATTTCCTGTGGCACACCTGACCACCGCTCACGACATAGTGGTTAGGAAACATTGACCTGAAGGTCAAATAATAAACACTTAGCGCGTCTCTATTTCCTGTTCcaattgtttgtgttttttactgTTTTGAGGATTTAATGTGACTTTCATGTATCATTTGATTGATTACTCGTTTTCCACCTGACATAAAGCACTTTGAATTACTCTGTCTTGAATTGTGTTAATGTtctgcttgcgtgggttttttcccggTAGTtctatttcctcccacatccaaaaaacatgcagggtagtggaacactctaaattgcccctatctatgagtgtgagcatgaatgcttgtccgtctcgttgtgccctgtgattggctgaccaccgatccAGGGGGTCCCActcctggtgcccgtagtgacctgagataggctccagcaccccggcaaTACTTGTGGGAATgagtggttcaaaaaatgattgaatgttatAAGAAAAGGTGGCTGTTtaatgcaagatttttttttctttctggaaATTTTGCACAATTCATGCACCTTCATCTGTCCACTTAACGATGAGATGGAAAAAGGAAGACATCTTTAATAAATGAAGTGGATCATTTGACATGCTTCTCTCCATTGAAGTCTTAAATGCATGTGGTTAAAACATTAAAGCTCGATTCTTTGGTTGGAGATAATTGGCCATGGAGCCATTAGcagttattttatttcaatgttctgtatggttttttttctcttatgaGGCCGTTCTGAATCCTCTTTACTGGGAAATGGCACTTTAAAGAAATCCTTGTGCCGAGAATTTCTACAATTATCTTTGCACAAGAATGATTGTGGAGTACCTACGAGTAATGAAATATAAAATTTGGGCTAAATTCATATACTGAAAATGCCTGTGTCACAAACTGGGTGCTTTTATAAACTTGCCCAAATGTGTCTAAAGGTTTTTTTGTACTCTTGAGGTTGGTTGCAGGGCAGTACTCAAAGACCACAGTGGTCAGATGCAGGCTTGCCGACATCCAGAAGCACTCTTATTAACGCAATAAGTAACTTGAAGAggctttttcttatttttcttaaCCACCTGACATAATCCCTTCTAGTGTTTATTTGTTGTCTGAAGTTGGTTGAACAATTTTTCATTTTGGCGGGGCAATCATAGCATTGGACATTCTCTGACAAGGAGTGTGTTTGCACCcaatggaaacaaaacaaacacaagatCGATATCCAAATCGAACTGCAACCAGCATCTCTTTATATTGAAAGTGCCACGCATTATCGTCATGTTGTTCTGATGTTTGAGGCATTAATCTGCAGCGCAACTTATTTTTGTCTTGCGTGCAGTGTTGTACGGTCCACAATGGGTTCTTATATAGGTCGTCTTAGTGGGTGTACTTAAATATGATGCTGGTCATGGTCAAATTCGGTACTCGggcgtttcgttgaaagacgtttggtccctggacgtttggtcgaccggacgtctggtcgaccggacgtctggtcgaccggacgtctggtcgaccggacgtctggtcgacctgacgtttggttgaccggacgtttggttgaccggacgtttggtcgaccggacgtttggtcgaccggacgtttggtagaacggacgtttggtcgccgtgctgttactgttgaaaccagctctcaaaattataatcatgagagagagtttaatatctaaaatcaaaatatcaacagtaaactctgtcataatttgacagcgggcgaacccggcgaccaaacgtccggtcgaccaaacgtccggtcgaccaaacgtccggtcgaccaaacgtccggtcgaccaaacgtccggtcgaccaaacgtccggtcgaccaaacgtccggtcgaccaaacgtccggtcgaccaaacgtccggtcgaccaaacgtccggtcgaccaaacgtccggtcgaccaaacgtccggtcgaccaaacgtccggtcgaccaaacgtccggtcgaccaaacgtccggtcgaccaaacgtccggtcgaccaaacgtccggtcgaccaaacgtccggtcgaccaaacgtccggtcgaccaaacgtctttcgacaaaacgtccggtcaaggTCAAATTTAATTAACATTCCTTTGTTGTTAAGGGATTTTCTGCAGGAATTTTAAAAGTTGCTGAAACAGAGTCTCAATTTTGTCCATATCCTATGGCTCACTCTGAATACCCCAACCCGAGAATACGCCAAGGCGCCAAGTTTAAAATCTTGAGGGCAAGAGTAAGATTAGAATGCCCTTTTGTTTGTGCAAACTTTAAAGCAGCCATACGATAACCTCTTTTCCCCTTCtccatttcttctttttcttaaaaactaaaGTAGCTGTGCAATTGTATAGTTGTTCAGCCCTTTCTGGCTGTCCACACCATCTGTCCAAGGAGGAGTTTTTTGAGTCAACTGGCCTAAGTGATGGATGAAGACAGACCCACGCTTAAGCCTAGGCGGATCCAGAATCAGAATGTGGTCCATCGGCTGGAGAGACGCAGGGTCTGTTCAGGCCGGCCTGGAGCTCACTGGTACAGGGTACGCTGCTTCCACCAGAATTTGTTTCCCAACTTCACCGTGGTCAATGTGGAGAAGCCCCCTTGCTTTCTGAGGAAGTTCTCACCTGATGGACGCTGCTTCATCGCATTCTCATCCGACCAAACATCTCTTGAGGTAAAATTATATTACAGTACAtgtaataattttctttttcacacTACAGGCTTGGAAGGTATTTGCCAGTCAATATGCGGTAAAGATCCTAGTATATAGTATATGCTAGTTGGTACCCTCTTACTTACGAACATAATTGGTTCCAGATGTGGTTTTGTAGTTTTTCGTAATTAGAGACGCATTTCACATTGAAAAGCTTTCATTCATTCTAAGGTCCCGACTACTactaactaaaccctttaaaacacgtgtcaaagtggcggcctgggggccaaatctggtccaccgcatcattttgtgtggcccgggaaagtaaatcatgagtgccgactttctgttttaggatcaaattaaaatgaagagtatagatgtatattacatttcctgattttcccccttttaaattaataattgtaattttattctGGCATCAGGAAGCATACTTGCGTTTCAgggaatgtttgatttttttctattttaaggttgttgtttttttgagtttgcatttcgtaacttgaatttcttttgtatcctAAGACAAAATACTCTCATTGAGAAGTTTCGtaccctgaatattttgtatatagaGACGTTTGTAAGTAGATGTACCGCTGTACTAGTATAGCCTTCTATAGTTTTAACTAATCACACAATTGTATCATTTTACCTCACTGGGACTCCCTCACCAAATGTTTCCAAATCTTCATCGAAAGGCGTAATATCCTATCTGTAATGTGTCATTTGTTTTTGGTTAAACGGGCAAACGTGCCCCTTTATCAGAACATAAGCAAACAATCTCTCCTGATTTTGGCCTGTAAagtacattaattcattttctgaaccagttTATCGTCAGATgggtttatttaatattttaagcaAATGTCATTGTTTGAACGTCAGCCATGTGCTTAAATAAAGGGAGAAAACTGCTCATAATTTCGCGTTTCAATTAAATGACAGGTGTCAAATTGGTGACCCAAGGAccgcaaaagtaaatcatgtcgactttgtttcattctaaaattcaaattaagatAATAGTTATACAAAGTATATTCCCCCCACCACCTTTTTTAGAATGAAAAATCTAATactatttaaatcttttttttttcattttactttttgtgctttttccaTTCGATAACAAAAGattgaaatatttattgtttctcccctttttttaattaaaatgtcaattaaatACAATACAAGTGAATATTGACCctcttttaattttgtattccaaCTCATCGCGCTATAAAGTCGAGCCTCGACAACTGTTTTCCGTTGAGTCATATACGCTCTCTCCCCGAATCCTTACGTTCCATCGCGTTGCAAGTTTCAACTCTCCAGATCATAAATTATTTAAAGATTCTGTAAgtcttgataatttatttttgaatatgtCTTGACAAGATTCCGGCATTTAAAAACTCTGGATAGTGGGGACTTAACTGACAGTTTCATAGAAGAACACTTTTCTTAAATAATTAAACTTTTATGTTACAGATTTATGAATACCAAGGATGCCAAGCTGCCCAAGATCTCCTTAGAGGCCAGGATGGTGAGACCCTTCTAACAGCCAGTGACCAGCGTTCCCTCAACATCCGCGGACGCCTGTTTGAACGTTTTTTCTCCCTGCTTCACGTCACTAATGTGGCATCAAATGGAGAACACCTAAATCGGGAGTGTAGCCTCTTCACTGACGACTGCCGCTATGTCATTGTTGGCTCGGCCGTGTATGTCCCCGAAGACCCACAACCGTACTTCTTTGAGGTATGTCATCAAAATCACAATGAAAATTAATtgcaataacaataaaaatatcacTTCATATCAAATCGCTTCAACAGGTATATCGCAACAACGAATCTGTGACTCCAAATCTTCGGTCCCCTTTAGAAGACTATTCCCTCCACATTATCGACCTCCATACAGGCAGACTGTGTGACACCAGGTCCTTTAAATTTGACAAGATCATCCTTTCTCACAACCAGGGCCTCTATCTCTACAGAAATATCCTGGCTGTACTGTCGGTTCAACAGCAGACCATACATGTCTTTCAGGTAATCCGATTTTTCGGATGTAAGGCATGTGGATAAGTTCTCAGTTGTAGGTGCACGTAGACGatagaaaagattttggaaCATCCGCTTATCATTGCCTCTTCTCTGCAGGTGACTCCAGAGGGAATGTTTTTGGATGTCAGGACCATAGGGCGTTTCTGCTATGAGGATGATCTCTTGACTCTCTCGGCTGTATACACAGAGGCTCAGGCCGAGAGCCAGCCGGGCTTCCCGCGTCTCTACACAGACGAAACGATCAACTCCCTTAAGCATAGGCTGCTGGTCTACCTGTGGAGAAGGGCCGAACAGGACGGCAGTGCTACTGCCAAGAGAAGGTATGCAATCCAAAAATGtggtttgaattttacaatttctcgcatacaagatcacccccccccccctcttgtTCTCAATTTTCCcctacatattcatggttttaatagggagtagaaatgtgttactttgaaaggaaagttttaagaaaaatcatcgcacatggtttTTCCAGAGTTGCCAACCTCCCTCGACCCCATTTTAGGAGCACCCTTGTctcatttccggagtttatccggattgaatgcgattcacgcaaaatcgatatgcgctgaagtcgcacaagacgaatcattcatcagaacttgtaaatcagatgattcacaatgcactcttgttTTCCGAATTCTTCcgctttacagtgcagttgaatcaagatggcagaaGCCGAAGCGagggtgtgaatttcgaggcatttaaattggaaatttggtacttatctgaaatggttgcttaaaaaaatgtaagtgacaatttttggggatttccggagtttagggagtttgctttgcatttccatgtaaactcctgaaattccggagtagttggcagctctgtatttctgagatactgtatgaatcaaaagcacattattacattaatggttgttttcttactgcaaagcagaaaataaccacaaatagtaaatgttaatttgctggcttgtactggtgaaaaagagtatagcaacactgtaagtcttgtgcgcatataagaccGTACCTTTggttcagtcattttttttgttacaaatgcggcttatatgcgagaaaatacgttaattTGTGTCCTCACTTAAATAGTCGTATGT contains:
- the det1 gene encoding DET1 homolog, with the translated sequence MDEDRPTLKPRRIQNQNVVHRLERRRVCSGRPGAHWYRVRCFHQNLFPNFTVVNVEKPPCFLRKFSPDGRCFIAFSSDQTSLEIYEYQGCQAAQDLLRGQDGETLLTASDQRSLNIRGRLFERFFSLLHVTNVASNGEHLNRECSLFTDDCRYVIVGSAVYVPEDPQPYFFEVYRNNESVTPNLRSPLEDYSLHIIDLHTGRLCDTRSFKFDKIILSHNQGLYLYRNILAVLSVQQQTIHVFQVTPEGMFLDVRTIGRFCYEDDLLTLSAVYTEAQAESQPGFPRLYTDETINSLKHRLLVYLWRRAEQDGSATAKRRFFQFFDQLRKLRMWKMQLLDEHHLFIKYTSEDVVTLRVTDPSQPSFFVVYNMVSTEVLAVFENTSDQLLELFENFCDLFRNATLHSQAVQFPCSASSNNYARQVQRRFKNTIVNAKYGGHTEAVRRLLGQLPISAQSYSSSPYLDLSLFSYDDKWVSVMERPKICGDHPIRFYARDSGLLKFKIQAGLLGRPVNHGVRRLVAFTFHPFEPFAISVQRTNAEYVVNFHMRHVYA